The following coding sequences lie in one Phragmites australis chromosome 8, lpPhrAust1.1, whole genome shotgun sequence genomic window:
- the LOC133926223 gene encoding pentatricopeptide repeat-containing protein At4g02750-like isoform X1: MLLGVAATRCARRAGPPASLAAAMHTSGACDAITSANRLIGWYLRAGRLDAAREAFDGMPRRDVVSWNSLMAVHARSGAHDKVASAFAELRRCGFRVDHTSFSTALSACARMEALELGRCVHGLAIKAGSSGNVFVGASLVTMYANCGVFACLERVLDHVETPNVALWNALISGLVMNHRVEDARRVFDQMLVRNVVSWTAMIKGYVMVHDIGLAFELFNLMPTKNSVSWCVMIGGFVNHKRYREAVELFNTLMRNGEEVTGAILVKIVNAYASLKSIGGGRCIHSFAVKSGFVLDQIIESSLVLMYCNSLDIDKAWLEFNKMERKHLGSWNAIISGYIHADKIHEARKRFDSMIDRDKISWNLMINGYIKEGRIADATELYSKMPEKNVEAATALMSCFIDNGMLDKARDVFYNMPQVDVMSCTTLLFGYVKGGYLDAAVDLFHRMHKRTVVTYNVMIAGLFHQGKVTEAYKLFNESPTRDLVTWSCLITGLAQNGLNNDALKLYKEMLLSNIRPSDSILSSLIGCFSHHSMMVHGQQFHATTIRLGLESHLLIRNSLISIYCKCGEMIIAQAIFDRMASRDVVTWNTMIHGYALNSLGQNAIETFENMKKAQVNPDDITFLGVLAACNHMSLLEEGKHFFNVMTCNYGFLPNIMHYACMVDLFCRRGMLEQAEELVKSMPFEPDSAIWTSLLSNCRLNGNDRLAQHAASQLISINPSTKMPYLHLISVNGSINRWSVIDNLRSQIRNAATEKEVGSSWI; encoded by the coding sequence ATGCTGCTCGGTGTGGCGGCGACGCGCTGCGCCCGGCGCGCCGGGCCACCCGCGTCCCTGGCCGCCGCGATGCACACGTCGGGCGCCTGCGACGCGATAACCTCCGCGAACAGGCTGATTGGGTGGTACCTGCGGGCCGGCAGGCTGGACGCCGCGCGGGAGGCGTTCGACGGAATGCCGCGGCGGGACGTCGTGTCCTGGAACTCCCTCATGGCCGTGCACGCCCGGTCCGGGGCGCATGACAAGGTGGCGAGCGCCTTTGCAGAGCTGAGGCGCTGCGGGTTCCGCGTGGACCACACCTCGTTCTCGACCGCGCTGTCGGCCTGCGCGCGGATGGAGGCTCTGGAGCTGGGGAGGTGCGTTCACGGGCTCGCGATCAAGGCCGGCTCCTCAGGAAATGTGTTTGTGGGCGCTTCTCTGGTCACGATGTACGCCAACTGTGGGGTGTTCGCCTGCCTGGAGCGGGTTCTTGACCATGTCGAGACCCCAAACGTGGCCTTGTGGAATGCTCTCATATCGGGCCTCGTGATGAACCATCGGGTAGAGGATGCTCGGAGGGTGTTTGATCAGATGCTAGTGCGCAACGTTGTGTCCTGGACTGCGATGATAAAAGGGTATGTTATGGTGCACGATATCGGGCTGGCATTTGAGCTTTTTAACTTGATGCCTACGAAGAATTCCGTGTCATGGTGCGTAATGATCGGAGGTTTTGTCAACCATAAGAGATACAGGGAGGCAGTTGAGCTGTTCAACACTTTGATGAGGAATGGGGAGGAAGTGACAGGTGCAATTCTTGTTAAGATTGTGAATGCTTATGCTAGCTTGAAAAGCATTGGAGGAGGCAGGTGCATTCACAGTTTCGCTGTGAAGTCTGGGTTTGTTCTTGACCAGATTATTGAGTCATCATTGGTTTTGATGTACTGTAACTCCTTAGATATCGACAAGGCATGGTTGGAATTTAATAAGATGGAAAGAAAGCATCTTGGTTCATGGAATGCCATCATATCTGGCTATATCCATGCTGACAAGATACATGAGGCTAGAAAACGTTTTGATTCCATGATTGACAGAGATAAGATCTCATGGAACTTGATGATCAATGGCTATATAAAAGAAGGAAGAATTGCTGATGCTACTGAGTTATACTCAAAGATGCCTGAAAAGAATGTAGAAGCAGCTACTGCATTGATGTCTTGTTTTATAGACAATGGAATGCTTGATAAGGCACGGGATGTGTTCTACAATATGCCTCAAGTAGATGTAATGTCCTGCACAACTTTGCTCTTTGGATACGTGAAAGGAGGGTATTTGGATGCTGCAGTGGACCTTTTTCATAGGATGCATAAAAGGACAGTTGTCACCTATAATGTGATGATAGCTGGTTTGTTTCATCAAGGTAAGGTTACTGAAGCTTACAAGCTCTTTAATGAATCTCCAACACGTGATTTAGTAACTTGGAGCTGTTTAATTACCGGTCTTGCTCAAAATGGTTTAAACAATGATGCACTTAAGCTGTACAAGGAGATGCTACTGTCAAATATACGCCCAAGTGACTCGATTCTTTCTAGCCTCATCGGGTGTTTTTCACATCATTCAATGATGGTTCATGGTCAGCAGTTTCACGCTACAACTATCCGGCTTGGACTTGAGTCACATTTGCTAATTCGAAATTCACTTATTAGTATATATTGCAAATGTGGTGAAATGATTATTGCCCAAGCCATTTTTGATCGGATGGCTAGCAGAGATGTAGTGACATGGAATACAATGATTCATGGATACGCGCTCAATAGTCTTGGTCAAAATGCTATTGAAACATTTGAGAATATGAAAAAGGCTCAAGTCAATCCCGATGACATCACATTTCTCGGCGTACTTGCTGCATGTAATCACATGAGCCTTTTGGAGGAAGGCAAACATTTTTTCAATGTGATGACATGTAATTATGGATTTTTACCGAATATTATGCATTATGCTTGCATGGTTGATCTATTCTGCAGGAGAGGCATGCTTGAGCAGGCTGAAGAGTTAGTGAAGTCAATGCCATTTGAACCAGATTCGGCAATCTGGACTTCTCTCTTAAGTAATTGCAGATTGAATGGCAATGATAGGTTAGCACAGCATGCAGCGAGCCAATTGATTTCCATCAATCCTTCTACAAAAATGCCTTATCTGCATCTCATCAGTGTAAATGGATCAATCAATAGATGGAGTGTGATCGACAATTTGAGAAGTCAAATTAGAAATGCTGCCACGGAGAAAGAAGTTGGTTCTAGCTGGATTTAA
- the LOC133926223 gene encoding pentatricopeptide repeat-containing protein At1g56690, mitochondrial-like isoform X2 has product MLLGVAATRCARRAGPPASLAAAMHTSGACDAITSANRLIGWYLRAGRLDAAREAFDGMPRRDVVSWNSLMAVHARSGAHDKVASAFAELRRCGFRVDHTSFSTALSACARMEALELGRCVHGLAIKAGSSGNVFVGASLVTMYANCGVFACLERVLDHVETPNVALWNALISGLVMNHRVEDARRVFDQMLVRNVVSWTAMIKGYVMVHDIGLAFELFNLMPTKNSVSWCVMIGGFVNHKRYREAVELFNTLMRNGEEVTGAILVKIVNAYASLKSIGGGRCIHSFAVKSGFVLDQIIESSLVLMYCNSLDIDKAWLEFNKMERKHLGSWNAIISGYIHADKIHEARKRFDSMIDRDKISWNLMINGYIKEGRIADATELYSKMPEKNVEAATALMSCFIDNGMLDKARDVFYNMPQVDVMSCTTLLFGYVKGGYLDAAVDLFHRMHKRTVVTYNVMIAGLFHQGEACLSRLKS; this is encoded by the exons ATGCTGCTCGGTGTGGCGGCGACGCGCTGCGCCCGGCGCGCCGGGCCACCCGCGTCCCTGGCCGCCGCGATGCACACGTCGGGCGCCTGCGACGCGATAACCTCCGCGAACAGGCTGATTGGGTGGTACCTGCGGGCCGGCAGGCTGGACGCCGCGCGGGAGGCGTTCGACGGAATGCCGCGGCGGGACGTCGTGTCCTGGAACTCCCTCATGGCCGTGCACGCCCGGTCCGGGGCGCATGACAAGGTGGCGAGCGCCTTTGCAGAGCTGAGGCGCTGCGGGTTCCGCGTGGACCACACCTCGTTCTCGACCGCGCTGTCGGCCTGCGCGCGGATGGAGGCTCTGGAGCTGGGGAGGTGCGTTCACGGGCTCGCGATCAAGGCCGGCTCCTCAGGAAATGTGTTTGTGGGCGCTTCTCTGGTCACGATGTACGCCAACTGTGGGGTGTTCGCCTGCCTGGAGCGGGTTCTTGACCATGTCGAGACCCCAAACGTGGCCTTGTGGAATGCTCTCATATCGGGCCTCGTGATGAACCATCGGGTAGAGGATGCTCGGAGGGTGTTTGATCAGATGCTAGTGCGCAACGTTGTGTCCTGGACTGCGATGATAAAAGGGTATGTTATGGTGCACGATATCGGGCTGGCATTTGAGCTTTTTAACTTGATGCCTACGAAGAATTCCGTGTCATGGTGCGTAATGATCGGAGGTTTTGTCAACCATAAGAGATACAGGGAGGCAGTTGAGCTGTTCAACACTTTGATGAGGAATGGGGAGGAAGTGACAGGTGCAATTCTTGTTAAGATTGTGAATGCTTATGCTAGCTTGAAAAGCATTGGAGGAGGCAGGTGCATTCACAGTTTCGCTGTGAAGTCTGGGTTTGTTCTTGACCAGATTATTGAGTCATCATTGGTTTTGATGTACTGTAACTCCTTAGATATCGACAAGGCATGGTTGGAATTTAATAAGATGGAAAGAAAGCATCTTGGTTCATGGAATGCCATCATATCTGGCTATATCCATGCTGACAAGATACATGAGGCTAGAAAACGTTTTGATTCCATGATTGACAGAGATAAGATCTCATGGAACTTGATGATCAATGGCTATATAAAAGAAGGAAGAATTGCTGATGCTACTGAGTTATACTCAAAGATGCCTGAAAAGAATGTAGAAGCAGCTACTGCATTGATGTCTTGTTTTATAGACAATGGAATGCTTGATAAGGCACGGGATGTGTTCTACAATATGCCTCAAGTAGATGTAATGTCCTGCACAACTTTGCTCTTTGGATACGTGAAAGGAGGGTATTTGGATGCTGCAGTGGACCTTTTTCATAGGATGCATAAAAGGACAGTTGTCACCTATAATGTGATGATAGCTGGTTTGTTTCATCAAG GAGAGGCATGCTTGAGCAGGCTGAAGAGTTAG
- the LOC133926224 gene encoding pre-mRNA splicing factor SR-like 1 — translation MEIQSSRSIDVLMEKVLSVNILSSDYFKELYRFKTYHEVVDEIYHQVDHVEPWMTGNCRGPSSAFCLLYKFFTMKLTVNQMHGLLKHPDSPYIRAIGFLYLRYVAEPKTLWTWYGPYVKDDEEFSPGSNGKMTTMGVYVRDLLLGQYYFDSILPRVPLPILRQVTVHLEKLKLPTKQSGMTGDSNRHESNDTARRPPSVKASLSVSFGQRAPHRASTRDSSPVRRTLPSKQERERSYDGDHARSSPRKRRSRSHERDHDSERDRSDRDRGRYKDKEHDRHARDHRNQDHHRSSYSDRDGERRVRERRDRDSDRNGRSSTRRSRSRSPVHGRTESDKHRSSPFGKAPEPSNLAKLKDLYGDAANTKNDADDDRAHRGSGTEEVIRLGATRWR, via the exons ATGGAGATCCAGTCGAGCCGGTCCATCGATGTGCTGATGGAGAAGGTGCTGTCCGTGAACATCCTCTCCTCGGACTACTTCAAGGAGCTCTACAGGTTCAAGACCTaccacgaggtcgtcgacgagATCTACCACCAGGTCGACCACGTCGAGCCCTGGATGACCGGCAACTGCCGCGGCCCCTCCAGCGCCTTCTGCCTCCTCTAcaagttcttcaccatgaaGCTCACCGTCAATCAGATGCACGGGCTGCTCAAGCACCCGGACTCTCCTTACATCAGAGCT ATCGGATTTCTCTACCTGCGATATGTTGCAGAACCTAAGACACTATGGACGTGGTATGGGCCCTACGTTAAAGATGATGAG GAGTTCTCCCCTGGATCAAATGGTAAAATGACTACAATGGGTGTTTATGTGCGTGATCTACTCCTTGGTCAG TACTATTTCGACAGCATTCTTCCACGAGTGCCTCTCCCAATTCTGCGTCAGGTCACTGTCCATCTTGAGAAATTGAAGCTCCCAACAAAGCAATCAGGGATGACCGGAGATTCTAATAGGCATGAGTCAAATGATACTGCCCGAAGGCCTCCTTCTGTAAAAGCTTCGTTGTCTGTCTCTTTTGGTCAGCGTGCTCCACACCGTGCATCCACGAGGGATTCGTCCCCAGTCCGAAGGACATTACCTTCCAAGCAGGAGAGGGAAAGAAGTTATGATGGTGATCATGCAAGATCATCACCAAGGAAGCGCCGAAGTCGGAGTCATGAGCGTGATCATGATTCTGAGAGGGACCGTTCAGATCGTGATCGTGGTCGGTACAAAGATAAGGAGCATGATCGACACGCTCGTGATCACAGAAACCAGGATCACCATCGGTCCAGTTATTCAGACAGGGATGGTGAGAGGCGAGTTCGTGAAAGGAGGGACAGGGATTCTGATCGAAATGGACGTTCAAGCACCCGCAGAAGCAGGAGCAGAAGTCCGGTTCATGGAAGAACTGAGAGTGATAAACATCGCTCGAGCCCATTTGGTAAGGCACCAGAACCATCCAACTTGGCAAAGCTGAAGGATCTGTATGGTGATGCAGCAAACACAAAGAATGATGCGGATGACGATAGAGCTCACAGGGGTTCTGGAACCGAAGAGGTAATCAGACTGGGAGCCACAAGGTGGAGGTGA